A region of Desulfolithobacter dissulfuricans DNA encodes the following proteins:
- a CDS encoding J domain-containing protein, whose translation MYLARRFVAGQIHYTIRQSCELDGRLVHRDLVELGPSPGDYIVYPGGTSYYIDSEVIERLRRCGLEPDPFEVEKLFFIFLDPYIRDRITPFMDRQSHRRWKPMNGELRRRAVQETHEFDRRRQHFLRFGQTDQRELNRSPALFRVLLDKSRDELEQYFIEQEQSLKPHEYKRYVFTIFNLQRFFRTTVSRSHPEALDEEQLDRFFLDEVCRLDREADFWLGIERHARLAPYLVRYVVMYFDYGFPGRHSWDDFSRRFIGSGHRRPAGGRVSMSVGEASTVFGISRKELATMDRKALTALYRKKAHELHPDKGGDHDRFIELTNAYRELLKGRR comes from the coding sequence ATGTATCTCGCACGCCGGTTCGTTGCCGGACAGATCCACTACACCATCCGCCAGAGCTGTGAGCTGGACGGGCGCCTGGTCCACCGGGATCTGGTGGAGCTCGGTCCGTCGCCCGGGGATTATATCGTCTATCCCGGGGGAACCTCCTACTACATCGATTCCGAGGTCATCGAGCGCCTCCGCCGGTGCGGCCTGGAGCCGGATCCCTTTGAAGTGGAGAAATTGTTCTTCATCTTTCTCGATCCCTATATCCGGGATCGTATCACCCCCTTCATGGACCGTCAGAGTCATCGGCGCTGGAAACCGATGAACGGCGAACTGCGGCGGCGGGCCGTGCAGGAGACCCATGAATTTGATCGGAGGAGGCAGCATTTTCTCCGCTTCGGCCAGACCGATCAGCGGGAACTCAACCGCTCCCCGGCCCTGTTTCGGGTCCTGCTGGACAAATCGCGTGATGAACTGGAGCAGTATTTCATAGAACAGGAACAGAGCCTGAAACCACACGAGTATAAGCGCTACGTGTTCACCATCTTCAACCTGCAGCGGTTTTTCAGGACCACGGTCTCCCGTAGCCATCCCGAAGCCCTGGATGAGGAGCAGCTTGATCGTTTCTTCCTCGATGAGGTTTGCCGCCTGGACAGGGAAGCGGATTTCTGGCTGGGCATTGAGCGTCACGCAAGGCTCGCCCCCTACCTGGTTCGCTACGTGGTCATGTATTTTGATTACGGTTTTCCCGGTCGTCACAGCTGGGACGATTTCTCCCGGCGGTTCATCGGCTCCGGCCATCGCCGGCCCGCCGGAGGCCGGGTATCCATGTCCGTGGGGGAAGCCAGCACTGTCTTCGGGATCAGCCGGAAGGAACTGGCGACCATGGACAGAAAGGCCCTGACCGCCCTGTACCGGAAAAAGGCCCATGAACTCCACCCGGACAAGGGGGGCGATCACGACCGGTTTATCGAGCTGACCAATGCCTACCGGGAGCTTCTCAAAGGGAGGAGATAG
- a CDS encoding ATP-binding response regulator: MKKLKVLVVDNSPVVLKILSVILEQEGCEVCTADNGLLALDMVPQFKPDIIFTDLVMPKIDGAKLCRVIRSTPRYRHIFLVVLSGIALEDGMNVQELEADVCIAKGPASIMRQYILDALAQYHRGERHDRDVKGLDGLHAREVTRELLMAKRHNEIILDRMSEGVVELDGSGRVLMANRAMLEILGQPEARVLTCRFPEYLSADEGKRMEDWLEALDKDDLQPLVYDDDTPLHLLDRQVTVNLVPLVEEDQIFIIGIFRDITERKLAQERQQQLERELQRIQKLDAMSMMASGIAHDFNNLLAIINGNVEMALLCCKESPKMVELLKEADKALQHTTALIRQFTTFSDNYLPSRSQVDIRALLADVLERTVQGTDVRTVFEATDDLEPVDVDSAQIVLVFSNILQNALEAVGHDGEITIRMDSVDGGREGEKTGLLFRQGPYTHVAITDNGPGIDPELLDRVFDPYFSTKQKGVQKGMGLGLTIVHAIVKKHGGFVRIESEPGRGCTVHLYFPLASGQNLVQTCSPDDNTIRALIMDDDEMMRIVSSKMFSHLGCSVELAENGEQAVRLYEQALEENSPFHLVVLDLRVAGGMGGREAASQIRSLDPDANMIAASGDSADQVILNPGAYHFKGTLVKPYSIDMVKDILQQVERGRV, from the coding sequence ATGAAAAAGCTCAAGGTTCTAGTAGTTGATAACAGTCCTGTTGTACTCAAAATTCTCAGCGTCATCCTTGAGCAGGAAGGCTGTGAGGTCTGTACGGCTGATAACGGTCTGCTGGCCCTTGATATGGTGCCGCAGTTCAAACCCGATATCATCTTCACCGACCTGGTCATGCCCAAGATCGACGGGGCCAAGCTCTGCCGCGTCATTCGCAGTACTCCCCGCTACAGACATATATTCCTGGTAGTCCTCTCGGGTATCGCCCTGGAAGACGGCATGAATGTCCAGGAACTGGAGGCGGATGTCTGTATCGCCAAGGGACCGGCCTCGATCATGCGTCAGTACATTCTCGACGCCCTGGCCCAATACCACCGGGGCGAGCGGCACGACCGCGACGTCAAGGGGCTGGACGGCCTGCATGCCCGGGAGGTGACCCGTGAACTGCTGATGGCCAAGCGCCATAACGAGATCATCCTTGATCGAATGAGCGAAGGGGTGGTGGAGCTCGATGGCAGCGGGCGGGTGCTCATGGCCAACCGGGCCATGCTGGAAATCCTTGGTCAGCCAGAAGCCAGGGTGTTGACCTGCCGGTTCCCCGAATATCTGTCCGCCGATGAAGGCAAGCGGATGGAGGACTGGCTGGAGGCCCTGGACAAAGATGATCTCCAGCCGCTTGTCTACGACGATGATACCCCTCTGCACCTCCTGGACCGCCAGGTGACGGTCAATCTCGTCCCCCTGGTCGAAGAGGACCAGATCTTCATCATCGGTATTTTCCGTGATATCACCGAGCGCAAGCTGGCCCAGGAGCGCCAGCAGCAGCTGGAGCGGGAACTTCAGCGGATCCAGAAACTGGATGCCATGTCCATGATGGCCAGCGGCATTGCCCATGACTTCAACAACCTGCTGGCCATAATCAACGGTAACGTGGAAATGGCCCTGCTCTGCTGCAAGGAAAGTCCCAAAATGGTGGAGCTCCTCAAGGAGGCGGACAAGGCCCTGCAGCATACCACCGCTCTCATCCGGCAGTTCACGACCTTTTCCGACAATTATCTGCCATCCCGGAGCCAGGTGGACATACGGGCCCTGCTGGCCGATGTGCTGGAGCGCACCGTCCAGGGCACCGATGTGCGGACCGTGTTTGAGGCTACTGATGATCTGGAGCCCGTGGATGTGGATTCGGCCCAGATCGTTCTGGTCTTTTCCAATATCCTCCAGAATGCCCTGGAAGCGGTGGGACATGACGGCGAGATCACCATCCGGATGGACAGTGTGGATGGTGGCCGGGAAGGGGAGAAAACCGGGCTTCTTTTCCGCCAGGGACCCTATACCCATGTGGCCATCACTGATAACGGCCCGGGAATCGACCCGGAGCTGCTCGACCGGGTCTTTGATCCCTATTTTTCCACCAAGCAGAAGGGGGTCCAGAAAGGCATGGGCCTGGGACTGACCATTGTCCATGCCATTGTCAAGAAACACGGCGGTTTTGTCCGTATCGAATCCGAGCCGGGCAGGGGATGCACCGTCCATCTCTACTTTCCGCTGGCCTCCGGCCAGAACCTGGTCCAGACCTGTTCGCCGGATGATAACACCATACGGGCCCTGATCATGGACGACGACGAGATGATGCGCATTGTCAGCTCCAAGATGTTTTCCCACCTGGGCTGCTCGGTCGAGTTGGCCGAGAACGGTGAACAGGCCGTCCGTCTCTACGAACAGGCCCTGGAGGAAAACAGTCCGTTCCACCTGGTGGTCCTTGACCTGCGCGTCGCCGGCGGAATGGGCGGTCGGGAAGCGGCCAGCCAGATCCGCAGCCTTGATCCGGACGCCAACATGATTGCCGCCAGCGGCGACTCCGCCGACCAGGTTATCCTCAATCCCGGGGCCTATCATTTCAAGGGAACCCTGGTCAAGCCCTATTCCATCGACATGGTGAAGGATATTCTCCAGCAGGTGGAAAGGGGCAGGGTTTGA
- a CDS encoding response regulator → MRILVIDDDEHMRELLSHVIKWAGYEVMLAENGRIAMEMQRENPADLVITDLIMPEQEGLETISSLKKEYSSVKIIAISGGGRIGPEAYLPAASELGADRVFCKPFDVQEMVTAVRELLGDEKAQGSSS, encoded by the coding sequence ATGAGGATCCTGGTTATAGATGATGATGAACATATGCGAGAATTGCTCAGCCACGTCATTAAATGGGCCGGCTACGAAGTGATGCTTGCGGAAAACGGGCGCATCGCCATGGAGATGCAGCGAGAAAATCCTGCCGATCTGGTGATTACGGACCTGATTATGCCCGAACAGGAGGGATTGGAAACCATCAGCAGTCTGAAAAAAGAATACAGCAGTGTGAAAATCATTGCCATTTCAGGAGGGGGCAGGATCGGGCCCGAAGCCTATCTGCCTGCAGCGTCCGAACTCGGTGCCGATCGGGTATTCTGCAAACCTTTTGATGTCCAGGAAATGGTCACTGCCGTGAGGGAACTTCTCGGTGATGAAAAAGCTCAAGGTTCTAGTAGTTGA
- a CDS encoding hybrid sensor histidine kinase/response regulator, with protein MFGKKKKSIHQTSNPDITAAPQRASRELERETESHRQTLRALRQTEREWQRTFDAIKDPVIILSPDLKVRKGNAAAKKLLGGGKPLEGKYCYELFAGSKETCRICPVPESSTSGDMQEQEVEHRYLGRTFHVNCAPIVEDGQLLGYAYTAKDITLQRTLEKQLIQAQKMEAIATLAGGIAHDFNNILGAILGNTDLLLYRLPGKNNDGDPTLTLPEITQHLQAIKKAANRAKDLVSQILAFSRQSASRRKNVSIVPAIKEAIKLLRSSLPATIEIKADIDPDVCRIHADLTQIHQVFMNLCTNAAQAIDHEEGRLEITLRNVDAGPDELQRYPDLRPDRYLMLQVKDNGHGIPADLLERIFDPFFTTREVGEGTGMGLAVIHGIVTSHDGIIDVRSREGKGSEFTVFIPCAAEESEAQDDVVVALPLGKETILFVDDEEEIVAMRTRMLQYLGYTVLPATSPERALEYVRTEGERIDLVITDQTMPRMTGLHLAREIHKLQPEMPIILCSGFSEAVTPDEARNAGISTFLMKPLDMRLLAQTIRKTVNSRRKE; from the coding sequence ATGTTTGGGAAGAAAAAGAAAAGTATACATCAGACATCGAACCCAGACATCACCGCTGCCCCGCAGCGAGCCAGCCGGGAACTGGAGCGGGAGACCGAAAGCCACCGCCAGACCCTCCGCGCTCTGCGCCAGACGGAACGGGAATGGCAGCGGACATTCGATGCCATCAAGGATCCTGTTATCATCCTGAGCCCGGACCTGAAGGTGAGGAAGGGCAATGCCGCGGCCAAAAAACTGCTCGGCGGCGGCAAACCCCTTGAAGGCAAATACTGTTACGAGCTCTTTGCCGGCAGTAAGGAAACCTGCCGCATCTGTCCGGTCCCGGAAAGCAGTACCAGTGGCGACATGCAGGAACAGGAAGTGGAGCACCGGTACCTGGGCCGGACCTTCCATGTCAACTGCGCCCCGATCGTCGAAGATGGGCAACTCCTCGGTTATGCCTACACCGCCAAGGATATCACTCTGCAGCGGACCCTGGAAAAGCAGCTGATCCAGGCCCAGAAGATGGAGGCCATCGCCACCCTTGCCGGTGGTATAGCCCACGATTTCAACAATATCCTCGGGGCTATTCTCGGTAACACTGATCTGTTGCTCTATCGTCTGCCGGGAAAGAACAACGACGGCGACCCCACGCTCACCCTGCCGGAGATAACCCAGCATCTGCAGGCCATCAAGAAGGCCGCCAACCGGGCCAAGGATCTGGTCAGCCAGATTCTGGCCTTTAGCCGCCAGTCTGCCTCCAGGCGCAAGAATGTCAGCATCGTCCCGGCCATCAAGGAGGCTATCAAGCTGCTGCGTTCCTCCCTGCCGGCCACCATCGAGATCAAGGCCGATATCGATCCCGATGTCTGCCGTATCCATGCCGATCTTACCCAGATCCATCAGGTGTTCATGAACCTGTGCACCAACGCTGCCCAGGCCATCGACCATGAAGAGGGTCGGCTGGAGATAACCCTGCGCAATGTGGATGCCGGCCCCGATGAGCTGCAACGCTACCCTGACCTGCGGCCGGACAGGTACCTGATGCTTCAGGTCAAGGATAACGGTCACGGGATCCCGGCCGACCTTCTTGAACGTATTTTTGACCCCTTTTTCACCACCAGGGAGGTGGGCGAGGGGACCGGCATGGGGTTGGCCGTGATCCACGGAATCGTCACCAGCCACGACGGCATCATCGATGTCCGCTCCCGGGAGGGCAAGGGTTCCGAGTTTACCGTATTTATCCCCTGCGCGGCGGAGGAGTCCGAGGCCCAGGACGATGTGGTTGTCGCCCTGCCACTGGGTAAGGAAACCATCCTCTTTGTCGACGACGAGGAGGAGATCGTTGCCATGCGTACGAGAATGCTTCAATATCTTGGCTACACCGTTCTGCCGGCCACTTCGCCTGAACGGGCCCTCGAGTACGTGCGGACCGAGGGGGAGCGCATCGACCTGGTGATCACCGATCAGACTATGCCGCGCATGACCGGGTTGCATCTTGCCCGGGAAATCCACAAGCTGCAGCCGGAGATGCCGATAATCCTCTGTTCCGGCTTCAGCGAGGCCGTGACCCCGGACGAGGCCCGCAACGCCGGCATCAGCACCTTTTTGATGAAACCGCTTGATATGCGTCTTCTTGCCCAGACCATCCGCAAAACAGTAAACAGTCGGAGAAAGGAATGA
- a CDS encoding gluconeogenesis factor YvcK family protein: MPRIEPHHILSQELQELTTQAVPVLDFLLHDNLAEKIIDLSLSGVPDFLASDLGRRLRRLVQTFSSVNTDEVKVVVFGGGTGLSNIIGGDSRRPAWRDRPFTGLKEVFPDLHSIVCVTDDGGSTGELLKDLPLVALGDIRHVLLSSIRRQCLQQRYNLDRLHAEEVARELHAIFNYRFISMPGSAARLLEDTDARLDILPDELRGLLTILTEQLFTDQRLYPSLKRPQCLGNLLLASSVFLQLDPTLSITDLVAGHRIVRTAMIKGLGELAVNMGAGKYSVLPCTTTNARLQVQYANGVRVTSEDKSSRAQRGYPVDRVLVEFARQPFLPTEVLQQIREADIIIFAPGSLYTSIIPIMQVSGLPEAVRDNTRAMKLLVANIWVQKGETDVARDAPHRKFHVSDLIQAYHRNIPGGVNGLFSHVLALNLRDIPGSVLQSYALESKEPIYLDRFRLREMGFEVIEASIFSRELLNQRRVVQHDPDALARAVQTLWGLKISGYLPDHGRPLTLNGPTGLKPVIRKDYQVPCERYEQVRVFLQYLSTEQISQNSRFNEGMPATERQWLLERISEIIWNHPDILLEHLEYVQGISLVDRDCWHRSQKWDNVFSFYDPRDRRIKIRCDMTESLERFEMAFLLALGQSLLGNYAEKKEMEDVLLDGEKVGRIFRLTVREQHHLQSFFSCDELDTFLRLARMQPSTRRSRCYSRLVNSDEGFTPPGLLFGLFYTWYLDNRFATHIEYKMSIMRNKISNLIPEQIRIVGRREGLIRFFRETVFRHPWESATEDRL; the protein is encoded by the coding sequence ATGCCCAGAATCGAGCCGCATCATATCCTGAGCCAGGAACTGCAGGAGTTGACCACCCAGGCGGTTCCTGTGCTCGATTTCCTGCTGCACGATAATCTGGCGGAAAAAATCATCGACCTGTCCCTGTCCGGGGTCCCGGATTTCCTGGCCTCGGACCTGGGCCGCCGCCTGCGGCGCCTGGTGCAGACCTTCTCCTCGGTCAATACCGATGAGGTCAAGGTCGTGGTCTTTGGCGGCGGGACCGGGTTGTCCAATATCATCGGCGGTGATTCCCGGCGACCGGCCTGGCGTGACCGTCCTTTCACCGGTCTCAAGGAGGTCTTTCCGGACCTGCACTCCATTGTCTGTGTCACCGATGACGGCGGCTCCACCGGGGAACTGCTCAAGGATCTGCCGCTGGTGGCCCTGGGGGATATCCGCCATGTGCTGCTTTCCTCCATCCGACGCCAGTGCCTGCAGCAGCGCTACAACCTGGACCGGCTGCACGCCGAGGAGGTGGCCCGGGAACTGCACGCGATATTCAACTACCGGTTCATCTCCATGCCCGGTTCCGCAGCCCGGCTCCTCGAGGACACCGATGCCCGGCTCGATATCCTTCCGGACGAGCTCCGCGGACTGCTTACCATCCTCACCGAACAGCTCTTTACCGACCAGCGGCTCTACCCGTCTCTCAAGCGGCCCCAGTGCCTGGGTAACCTGCTGCTGGCCAGCTCGGTTTTTCTCCAGCTCGATCCCACCCTTTCCATCACGGATCTGGTGGCCGGCCACCGCATTGTCCGGACCGCCATGATCAAGGGGCTGGGGGAGCTGGCGGTGAACATGGGGGCCGGCAAGTACAGCGTCCTGCCCTGCACCACCACCAATGCCCGGCTCCAGGTCCAGTATGCCAACGGAGTGCGGGTGACCTCGGAGGACAAGTCCTCCCGCGCCCAGCGTGGCTATCCGGTGGACCGGGTCCTGGTCGAGTTCGCCCGGCAGCCCTTTCTGCCCACCGAGGTGCTGCAGCAGATCCGGGAGGCCGATATCATCATCTTTGCTCCCGGCAGCCTCTATACCTCCATCATCCCCATCATGCAGGTATCCGGCCTGCCCGAGGCCGTCCGTGACAATACCCGGGCCATGAAACTGCTGGTGGCCAACATCTGGGTCCAGAAGGGCGAGACCGATGTGGCCCGTGACGCGCCCCATCGCAAGTTTCATGTCTCGGACCTCATCCAGGCCTATCATCGCAATATCCCCGGTGGGGTGAATGGCCTTTTCTCCCATGTCCTGGCCCTGAATCTGCGCGATATTCCCGGCTCTGTCCTTCAGAGTTATGCCCTGGAGTCCAAGGAGCCCATCTACCTGGACCGGTTCCGGCTCCGGGAAATGGGGTTCGAGGTCATCGAGGCCTCCATTTTTTCCCGCGAGCTGCTCAACCAGCGCCGGGTGGTCCAGCATGACCCCGATGCCCTGGCCCGGGCTGTACAGACCCTGTGGGGACTCAAGATCAGTGGCTACCTGCCGGACCATGGCCGCCCCCTGACCCTGAACGGGCCCACGGGACTCAAGCCGGTGATCCGCAAGGACTACCAGGTTCCCTGTGAGCGGTATGAACAGGTGCGGGTGTTTCTCCAGTATCTCAGCACCGAACAGATATCCCAGAACTCCCGGTTCAACGAGGGCATGCCGGCCACCGAACGGCAGTGGCTCCTTGAGCGGATTTCCGAGATCATCTGGAACCATCCCGATATTCTCCTGGAGCACCTGGAGTACGTGCAGGGGATTTCCCTGGTGGATCGGGACTGCTGGCACCGGAGCCAGAAATGGGATAATGTGTTCTCGTTCTACGATCCCCGCGATCGCCGGATCAAGATCCGCTGCGACATGACCGAGAGCCTGGAGCGATTCGAGATGGCTTTTCTTCTCGCCCTTGGCCAGTCTCTGCTGGGCAATTACGCGGAGAAGAAAGAGATGGAGGATGTGCTGCTGGACGGGGAGAAGGTTGGGCGCATCTTTCGGCTCACGGTCCGCGAACAGCATCACCTGCAAAGCTTTTTCTCCTGTGACGAACTGGATACCTTCCTCCGTCTGGCCCGGATGCAGCCCTCTACCAGAAGATCCAGATGCTATTCCCGCCTGGTGAACAGCGACGAGGGATTTACTCCGCCGGGTCTGCTTTTTGGACTTTTTTATACCTGGTACCTGGACAACAGGTTCGCCACCCATATAGAATATAAAATGTCAATTATGCGGAATAAAATATCAAATTTGATTCCGGAGCAGATCCGTATCGTCGGGCGGAGGGAAGGTCTGATCCGTTTTTTCCGTGAAACCGTGTTTCGGCATCCCTGGGAATCTGCAACCGAGGACCGGCTGTAG
- the mdh gene encoding malate dehydrogenase codes for MQKKITIIGAGNVGATAAHWALARKLGNIVLLDVMEGIPQGKALDLWQSGPLDGFAGSVTGTNDYADTANSDVVIITAGLARKPGMSRDDLLAKNVAIVKACAEEAVKHSPDCFMIVVTNPIDAMVHTAFKVSGLPKHRIVGMAGVLDSARYRTFLADAIGVAPQDVSAMVMGIHGDNMLPLVRLANVAGVPITDLLSEEEIAAIVKRTQMGGIEIVNHLKTGSAFYTPGLAAIEMAEAVLCDSRRVMPCAAYLEGEFGISGYFLGVPVVLGANGVERIIEFELTEEEKNALKDSVEAVSRQMAATGL; via the coding sequence ATGCAGAAAAAAATCACCATCATCGGCGCCGGAAATGTCGGTGCCACCGCGGCCCACTGGGCCCTGGCCCGCAAACTCGGCAACATCGTCCTTTTGGATGTCATGGAGGGCATTCCCCAGGGTAAGGCCCTGGATCTCTGGCAGTCCGGTCCCCTGGACGGCTTTGCCGGTTCCGTAACCGGCACCAATGATTACGCCGACACCGCGAACTCCGACGTGGTCATCATCACCGCCGGCCTGGCCCGCAAACCTGGCATGTCCCGTGACGACCTGCTGGCCAAGAACGTGGCCATTGTCAAGGCCTGCGCCGAGGAGGCGGTCAAACACTCGCCCGACTGCTTCATGATCGTGGTCACCAATCCCATCGACGCCATGGTCCATACCGCCTTCAAGGTCTCGGGCCTGCCCAAGCACCGGATCGTCGGTATGGCCGGGGTCCTGGATTCGGCCCGCTACCGGACCTTTCTTGCCGATGCCATCGGGGTAGCGCCCCAGGATGTCTCGGCCATGGTCATGGGTATCCATGGTGACAACATGCTGCCGCTGGTCCGGCTGGCCAACGTGGCCGGAGTGCCGATTACCGACCTGCTCTCCGAGGAGGAGATCGCCGCCATTGTCAAGCGGACCCAGATGGGCGGCATCGAGATCGTCAACCATCTCAAGACCGGCAGCGCCTTCTACACCCCTGGTCTGGCCGCCATCGAGATGGCCGAGGCCGTGCTCTGCGACAGTCGGCGGGTCATGCCCTGTGCCGCCTACCTGGAAGGGGAGTTCGGCATCTCCGGATATTTCCTCGGCGTACCGGTGGTCCTCGGGGCCAACGGGGTCGAGCGTATCATCGAATTTGAGCTCACCGAAGAAGAAAAGAACGCCCTCAAGGATTCCGTGGAAGCGGTTTCCCGGCAGATGGCCGCAACCGGACTGTAA
- the kdsB gene encoding 3-deoxy-manno-octulosonate cytidylyltransferase, whose translation MKEEQPGVVAIIPARYQSNRFEGKPLALIAGKPMIQHVVERAWQVEMLSRVVVATDDERIAAKVRDFGGEVVLTRSDHASGTDRLAEAAELLDIPEQDVVVNIQGDQPLFPAEVVHQVASPLLEDPALPMATLIYKIIRPEEISDPNHVKTVFDCHGNALYFSRSPIPFQRNPEEPRQPTYYKHLGFYAYRKGFLLTFVGLPEGEWERFEKLEQLRALEYGYTIRVVLTEHDSIEVDTPGMPSGWKRCSAGKGRRMEPEVPMPRTFAV comes from the coding sequence ATGAAAGAAGAACAGCCAGGAGTGGTGGCCATTATTCCGGCCCGCTACCAGTCCAATCGTTTCGAGGGGAAGCCGCTGGCGCTCATTGCCGGAAAACCGATGATTCAGCACGTGGTGGAACGGGCCTGGCAGGTGGAGATGCTCTCCCGGGTCGTGGTGGCCACCGATGACGAACGGATCGCCGCGAAGGTCAGGGATTTCGGCGGCGAGGTGGTGCTCACCCGCAGCGATCACGCTTCGGGTACCGACCGGCTGGCCGAGGCGGCCGAGCTGCTTGATATCCCGGAACAGGACGTGGTGGTGAATATTCAGGGCGATCAGCCCCTGTTTCCGGCCGAAGTGGTCCATCAGGTGGCGAGCCCCCTTCTCGAGGATCCGGCCCTGCCCATGGCCACCCTGATATACAAGATCATCCGTCCGGAAGAGATCTCCGATCCCAACCACGTGAAAACGGTTTTTGACTGCCACGGCAACGCGCTCTACTTTTCCCGTTCGCCGATCCCGTTTCAGCGCAACCCCGAAGAACCCCGGCAACCCACCTATTACAAGCACCTGGGCTTCTATGCCTACCGCAAGGGCTTTTTGCTGACTTTTGTCGGCCTGCCCGAGGGTGAATGGGAACGGTTCGAGAAACTCGAACAGCTCCGAGCCCTGGAATACGGCTATACCATTCGGGTGGTGCTCACCGAGCACGACTCCATCGAGGTCGATACCCCCGGGATGCCGAGCGGGTGGAAGCGCTGCTCCGCGGGGAAGGGGCGTAGGATGGAGCCGGAGGTGCCGATGCCCCGAACCTTCGCAGTCTGA
- a CDS encoding class I SAM-dependent methyltransferase, with protein sequence MTWKNKTRPNPLAGVITSGDGPARRAAELAARLDVPLLAHPPADSLVVRVGANHLELVHCQPHGDLAVRVEFVLGAAGYRRQKGGREMLLRAVGARKGERPDVLDGTGGLGRDSFVLAQAGCRVQLFERHPVLALLLEDGLRRAADSPETKAAAERITLHGQDVLEYLKVPGPDLREKTPVIYLDPMYPGRDKAAKAKKELQLLQLLLGDSQNREHEEAILLEAALQAAGKRVVVKRPRRGPFLGRQKPSYCLEGRSTRFDIYLTRGR encoded by the coding sequence ATGACTTGGAAAAACAAAACCCGACCAAACCCTCTGGCCGGGGTGATCACGAGCGGTGACGGGCCTGCCCGAAGAGCTGCCGAACTGGCCGCCCGACTGGACGTCCCGCTCCTCGCCCATCCGCCTGCTGATTCCCTGGTCGTGCGGGTTGGAGCGAACCATCTGGAGCTGGTTCATTGCCAGCCGCATGGTGATCTGGCCGTACGGGTGGAATTTGTCCTGGGAGCGGCGGGATACCGGAGGCAGAAAGGTGGCCGGGAGATGCTGCTGCGGGCTGTGGGCGCCAGGAAGGGCGAGCGGCCGGATGTCCTGGACGGAACCGGCGGCCTGGGCCGGGACAGCTTTGTCCTGGCTCAAGCCGGCTGCCGGGTGCAGCTGTTCGAACGTCATCCGGTGCTGGCCCTGCTCCTCGAAGACGGCCTGCGCCGGGCGGCGGACAGCCCGGAAACCAAGGCCGCGGCGGAACGGATCACCCTGCACGGCCAGGATGTCCTGGAATACCTGAAAGTACCGGGGCCGGACCTGAGGGAGAAGACCCCGGTCATCTATCTGGACCCCATGTATCCAGGACGAGACAAGGCGGCCAAGGCCAAAAAGGAGCTGCAACTCCTCCAGCTCCTGCTGGGCGATTCACAGAACCGGGAACATGAGGAAGCGATCCTGCTGGAGGCCGCCCTCCAGGCGGCCGGAAAGCGGGTCGTGGTCAAGCGGCCGCGCAGGGGACCCTTCCTGGGCAGGCAGAAACCCTCCTACTGCCTGGAGGGCCGCTCTACCCGGTTCGACATCTACCTCACCAGAGGGCGTTGA